In one window of Paucibacter aquatile DNA:
- a CDS encoding beta-N-acetylhexosaminidase: MASESTGSLEKAACKALLLGALSLGCGLLLAAPAAPAAPPIPLAAVLPQPQRLQALENQAPFELDRRVQVWADPALRAPAQALARELGLRPARSGQAPATGAPGRQIRLALAKDLPAVAGAYRLRMAGEALVIEAAEASGAFYAGQTLRQLLPPAWRPRGDARVRLPAAEIEDAPRFAWRGLMLDVARHFHDAARVKRVIDQMAAYKLNRLHLHLSDDQGWRVQLRSLPRLSQVGGRGSHSQPNTGPARYFSEADVREIVRYAAARHIEVVPEIDMPGHSGAAARAYPEFFDGRVTFNPAKPETYRFIDTLLGDLVRLFPGRYLHFGGDEVWVNNTRWKDMPEVMALARKLTPADQAPQLKAVEADFARRVVQLIQKHGRIPIGWDEVIAAGLDDPALLVQWWRMDKPEAARQALQQGQSLILSPSDRMYLDYAAGLGEPGAPWEGNTGGPVSVEKIVAWEPMPEGLSEAERQRVLGIEAPLWTENVRSESYLQFMLYPRLAAVAEVAWRQSANSSPAAFVKRLAPHIQRWKAQGLNVRGSLEDAHRYRLH; the protein is encoded by the coding sequence ATGGCTTCTGAATCGACTGGAAGTCTCGAAAAAGCCGCCTGCAAGGCGCTGCTGCTCGGGGCCTTGTCCCTGGGTTGCGGCCTGCTCCTTGCGGCACCCGCAGCACCTGCGGCCCCGCCCATTCCCTTGGCTGCGGTGCTGCCGCAGCCGCAGCGGCTACAAGCGCTGGAAAATCAAGCGCCGTTTGAGCTCGACCGGAGGGTGCAGGTCTGGGCCGATCCGGCCTTGCGGGCGCCGGCACAGGCCTTGGCGCGCGAGCTGGGCCTGCGCCCGGCCCGTTCTGGTCAAGCACCGGCGACCGGCGCCCCGGGCCGGCAGATCCGCCTGGCCCTGGCGAAAGATCTGCCGGCCGTGGCGGGTGCCTACCGCTTGCGCATGGCCGGCGAGGCCCTCGTCATCGAAGCGGCCGAGGCCAGCGGCGCCTTCTACGCCGGCCAGACCTTGCGCCAGCTTCTGCCGCCGGCTTGGCGCCCCCGGGGTGATGCCCGCGTCCGCCTGCCGGCCGCCGAGATCGAGGACGCGCCGCGCTTTGCCTGGCGCGGCCTCATGCTCGATGTGGCCCGGCACTTTCACGATGCTGCTCGCGTCAAGCGGGTGATCGACCAGATGGCGGCCTACAAGCTCAACCGCTTGCATCTGCATCTGAGCGACGACCAGGGTTGGCGTGTGCAGCTGCGCAGCCTGCCGCGGCTCAGCCAGGTCGGTGGGCGCGGCAGTCATTCGCAGCCCAATACGGGCCCGGCGCGGTACTTCAGCGAGGCCGATGTGCGGGAGATCGTGCGTTATGCCGCCGCGCGCCATATCGAGGTGGTGCCCGAGATCGACATGCCGGGCCACAGCGGGGCCGCGGCGCGCGCCTACCCCGAGTTCTTTGACGGCCGCGTCACCTTCAACCCGGCCAAGCCCGAGACCTACCGCTTCATCGACACCCTGCTGGGCGATCTGGTGCGCCTGTTCCCGGGCCGCTACCTGCATTTCGGCGGCGACGAGGTCTGGGTGAACAACACCCGCTGGAAGGACATGCCCGAGGTCATGGCCCTGGCGCGCAAGCTCACACCGGCCGATCAAGCGCCGCAGCTCAAGGCGGTGGAGGCGGACTTCGCGCGCCGCGTGGTGCAGCTGATCCAGAAGCATGGCCGCATTCCCATCGGCTGGGACGAGGTGATCGCCGCCGGGCTTGATGATCCTGCGCTGCTCGTGCAGTGGTGGCGCATGGACAAGCCCGAGGCGGCACGTCAGGCGCTGCAGCAGGGGCAGTCGCTGATCTTGTCGCCGTCCGACCGCATGTACCTGGACTACGCCGCCGGCCTGGGTGAACCGGGCGCACCCTGGGAAGGCAACACCGGCGGCCCGGTCTCGGTCGAAAAGATCGTGGCCTGGGAGCCCATGCCAGAAGGCTTGAGCGAGGCGGAGCGCCAGCGCGTGCTGGGTATCGAGGCGCCGCTGTGGACCGAGAACGTGCGCAGCGAAAGCTATCTGCAGTTCATGCTCTATCCGCGTCTGGCGGCGGTGGCCGAGGTGGCCTGGCGTCAGAGCGCCAATTCCAGCCCGGCCGCGTTTGTGAAGCGCCTGGCACCGCATATCCAGCGCTGGAAGGCCCAGGGCCTCAATGTGCGGGGCAGCCTGGAAGACGCACACCGCTACCGATTGCATTGA